In Methanobrevibacter sp., the following proteins share a genomic window:
- a CDS encoding cation diffusion facilitator family transporter, which translates to MDEIRLKGAKKAVIVAIVANCVMTLLNIIVGYLSGSYALVSEGAHTFSDVATSIIAYLGFYTGQKPADKEHPFGHGRAEAISGLIIVIFLVIVAWEIMEGAVDKLLNPSLITIPDVFAAVMAVVGIIVNLAVSDRIIQIGKEIKSPAIVADGKHQRTDIFSSLAILFGVIVSNMGYPILDPIIGFIIGILILKTAGEILIENVNNIMGKIPSEDLIKKIKKIADSTPHAQNAHNIRVDYLGAYATVILHVELDGNMILNDSHQIAHDVENRIVKEIPEIKYALVHTCPIGSEYEHSQEIDK; encoded by the coding sequence ATGGATGAAATTCGCCTGAAAGGCGCTAAAAAAGCGGTGATTGTAGCAATAGTGGCAAATTGCGTTATGACTTTGCTGAATATTATTGTAGGATACCTTTCTGGAAGTTATGCATTAGTCTCTGAGGGAGCACATACATTTTCAGATGTTGCAACATCAATTATCGCTTATTTAGGATTTTATACCGGTCAAAAACCAGCCGATAAAGAACATCCCTTCGGTCATGGCCGTGCAGAGGCAATTAGCGGATTGATTATTGTAATATTTTTGGTTATTGTAGCTTGGGAAATTATGGAAGGAGCAGTAGATAAACTACTGAATCCAAGTTTAATAACAATACCTGATGTTTTTGCCGCTGTAATGGCTGTAGTAGGAATAATTGTTAATTTGGCAGTTAGTGACCGCATTATCCAAATAGGTAAAGAAATCAAAAGCCCTGCTATTGTGGCCGATGGAAAGCATCAAAGAACAGATATTTTCTCTTCACTTGCAATATTATTTGGAGTAATAGTTTCAAATATGGGCTATCCGATTTTAGATCCAATTATAGGATTCATCATAGGCATTCTAATTTTAAAAACAGCCGGAGAAATACTGATAGAAAATGTTAATAATATTATGGGAAAAATTCCATCAGAGGATTTGATTAAAAAGATAAAAAAGATTGCGGACAGCACTCCTCATGCCCAAAATGCACATAACATTAGAGTTGATTACTTGGGAGCATATGCTACAGTAATTTTACATGTCGAACTTGATGGAAACATGATTTTAAATGATTCACATCAAATTGCCCATGATGTTGAAAACAGAATCGTTAAAGAAATTCCAGAAATTAAATATGCACTGGTTCATACATGCCCTATAGGTTCAGAATATGAACACAGCCAAGAAATAGATAAATAA